In Colletotrichum higginsianum IMI 349063 chromosome 1, whole genome shotgun sequence, the DNA window AACCATGTTGAACGGCGAAGATCCGCCCGAGCGGCCCGACTACATTGTCAACATCATCAATGGCCTGGAGCGCTACAACCCCGAGGCCGTCGTTAACCTCGAGGCCTATCTGCAGGAGCAGTGCGAGCAGAAGTACTGCGACTGCAATGCGAACAGGACACTGCTGAAGCTGTGAGTCGCCCTCGCTCTCGACAGACCCTGTCACTGCGCGTCTTTCATGTACGCTGTCAGTTGGCTTGGTACCCTGCCTTGTGGTGGTCCCACGCCGGTTATATGATGATCATGTAAACGTTTCCTATTACCTGACATGCACCGGCTGTTCCGTCACGAACTTCTCGGTCGCAACTGAAGTCAGCTTTTATGGTGTTGCCTGAACGAAACCGAACACTATGTTTTGAATATCAAACCAGCACGCGATCGCTATGGAACTGCATTGCTGACCTGTTGCGCCTTGGCGCCTCTTATCCACAGGTACCAGCTTAACCCCGACCGCATGAAGGATGAGGTCGTCACCAACATCCTAGTCAAGGCTATGACCCAGTTCCCCTCGCCGCAGTTCAGCCTTGCTCTGCACCTGATCAACCCATCTACCATCGCCCAGGGCGAGCTCCACGAGGCCGTCACCAAGCTCCGTACCCTCAACATCCAGCTCGAGGGCTCCGAGTATGCTCGCTTCTGGAACACCATTGATGGCGACGATCTCTGTGCCGACCTGATCGCCGATATCTCTGGTTTCGAGGATCTCATCCGCGCCAACATTGCCAACCTTGTTGCCCAGGCCTTCCGCGAGGTTAGCTTGTCCCAGCTCGAGTCGTGGCTCGGTCTTGactccgacgccgccgctaAGTTCGTGACTGAGGTCGCTGGCTGGACTGTCGGCGACAACGGTGTCGTTACCATTCCCAAGAACACGGAgaacgaggccaagaagtcGGAGATTAGGGAGGACGTCAACATTGACATGTTCTCGAGGGTGATCCGGAGATCATGGGAGGAGACCGTGTAAAGGAAGGAATCAGATCAGTACAAAACAGACTGCTGCTGGTTTTCCAGGTGCGAGGAAGAGAAATGAAAGGGGGGGCAAGGGTGACACATTCCCCTTGGCTGCTAATAGCTCCGTAAATGGAGTTAAGGCTGGAAGAGAGCATGGCGGCAAAATTACCGGCGTTCACTGTGACTTTGGAATTGGGGGAACCATAGAGTATATCCCTGAATATGAGACATGCCACACAATTCGAGATGTCGTATGAATCTTCCGTCATTTTCTCAACGTCTTTAAAAACCTTTGCTTGCTTTTCCGCTCCTTTCTTGTGTgggaaaaaaaacaacaaaaaaCCGCTCATCGCTTCGAGAGCTCCTCCCACTGAACACCGCACCACTCCTCCAGGTAGCCGCCCtcaccggcctcgacgcctcTCTGCTGGCAGTCCGCCTCGCAGACACCCACAATGATCGTGCCCCAGTCCATGCCCTCGAGCGAGAGCTCCTCTGCCTCGAGCTCCGTGATGGCGTGCGGCGTCATCTGCACCTCAAACACTCGTCCGGCGCCACAATTGCCGCACCTCGGCAtgcgcccgccgccgccgagcgacttgccgacgacgtcggccttgGAATACAGTAGAGGCGCGCCGGCGAACTCGTAACGGATGGCTTGCTCCGGGTTCTGGGCCATGCGGTCCGCGAACTtctggaagacggcgtccATGGAGGACTCGAAGACGTCCTTGATGTCGCCACCCGTGGCACCAGCACCGCCCTCGTTATCAACCTCCATCCGCGCGTTCTGGGGGACGGGCATGGGTTCCGGGTCCAGGGTCTCGAACTCGGCATCCGCGAGGTAAGAAATAGGGTACGCCTTCGGCAGGGCATCAGCCGGGGGCCAGGGCTCCGGTGGAGGGGGCGTGCCGGAAGATTCCTGCGGGTTATTGAGGTTGAGGGTCTCGGCGAATGTCTTGGGGAGGGATTCTGCCGGGTCCTCGGCTTTCTTTTGCTCGGGCTGCTGAggttcggcggcgggcttggAGAAGGGGTTCGACGATGGGGCGGCATTACTGAAGGGACTGCTTGAAGAGGCCCCTGTACTAAAGGGGTTTGCGTTGCTGGCAAACGGATTGGCGGCGCCCGAGCTACCaccgcccccgccgccgaagagCGCGCTGCCCAGGCCCGGACCGTCATTTTTCTTgggctcctcctcgatcGGTTTCTTCGGAGCCTTTGTCTCGACCTTCTTCGCTCCGACCGTGGGTGCGTCCTTGGATATCCTGACACCTCTGACAGCGCGGATGCTACCCTGTTTGCGCCGGCATGTCGACCTGCGGCACGCGAAGACGTAGAGGCGGCGTTCGTGGCCAGGGAACCTTTCGGGAAGCTCGCCATTgagctgaagaagctggaCCATGATGTCGTTGCATATCTTGCAGCGAGCGAGGGCAGACGGGGCAGGCAGTTCGGGGTTTAGCCAGTCCTACGGGGAGGCGTTGGTGTCAGTTTCTCGTTCGTTGCATCTGCATACCGCCTTTCCCAATCGCCGTTTGGCGGGGTGGGAAGTTGGTTCGCGAATAGCTTACTGGTTGGCCACCAAGACGGCTGATGGTGTCCTCGTCTGCATCTTTGCTAGCGTAACCAAGCAATACGTTAGTCTCGGTCAGTTCCTGTTCAGAGGAGTCGCTATCGTAGTCTGCCATGATTCCGTGACTTTGACGTGCTTCGTCTTGGTTTGCGACTGCTTGGGTTGAGCTGGTAGTGGTGGGGTCGAGATTTTTTGGCCCGTTCAAAATATTTTGATGCGGGGCTTATCTTATCACACCTcagtcgccgccctcctggCGAGGGGTAGTAGAAGGACCCCATTGAGGCATGGGATCCCATGCCTCACTTGGTATCTATAGGGAGAAGGTAGGTATGCTGCTTTCACCTCACTTTCGGAATCGATGCCAAAATGGTCTTCGTGATTGGATATCATTCCATTGCTCAGCAGCTTTGACAGGTCTAAGAGCAACACCTTTTGTCTACCGTGCCAATACCTTTTTACATGGGAATCCATCAACTCATTACTCCTCAGGACCATCCATACCAGGGCCTGGGCCTCCTGCTCTGCCCATCTGTCTCGCCTTCAGAAGCTCGTCGCAGAGAAGCAAGTTGGATGCAATGCTTGAGCTGGAGGCGATGCAGTTTCTGAGTACTCTGAACGAGTCGAAAATACCCTCGAGTTCAGGGTCCATCGGCTCACCCGTTGCCAGATCCAGACCAACAACATTACCATCCGCGTGCTCATCCTGCAAAGCAGCAACTGTGACATGTTAGCTGTTGTGTTCGCAAAACGACAGTGAGGTGTGTACTTACGAGCATCCTGGATGTCAAGACCAGCATTGGCAGCCAGAGTCTTCGGGATGATCAACAGAGCGTCGGCAAACGCCTCGACACCCCacttggccttgcccttcACCGTCTTGGCAAAAGCATCGCTCTTGAGGTGTGCCGCACAGGCAACCTGGAAGGAGCCGGCACCGGGAACGACACTTCCATCGACAATCATGTTGTAGACACTGCGCAGACCGTCGCGGACGGCATCGGTGACCTGAGTGATGGTGTGTGCGTTGGGACCCTTGATCAAAAGGGTGACAGACTTGGGgtccttgacctcctcgatGAAGGTATACTTCTCCTCGCCCAAAGTCTGCTCGTAGACCAAGCCAGCCCATCCCAAGGACTCCGGGCTCAGGTCGTCAACGCTGTTCTGTGCAACACCACCGCAAATGAGCTGCAGTCTCTCCATGTTTCTTCTCTTGGCACGACGCAAGGCGAGAATGCCGTTCTTCGCCAGAACGTCGAGGGACAGGGGATCGATACCCTTCTGGTTGACGATGACAAAGTTCTTGTTAGGGTCATTTCCGCAAacttccttcttcagctcaACGATCTTCTTGAGCTTGGCATCGACAAATCTGCGCTCGCTCTCCACGAGCTTGTCTCTCTGCTCCGCGCTGGAGTAGAAGAAGCCAGAGTTGATCTCAGACTTCTCGTACTCCAAGCTCACGTTCATCGTCAGGATGTAGGCGTTCTCAACACGCTTGGGCATATCGGGGTGGCGAGCGCCatggtcgagggcgagaccCTTGATCAGCTGCGTGTCGGAGGCGGTGCGGTGCTGCATCTTCATGATCTCAACCATGTGCAAGTCGGGCTTGGCCGGGGCCTCGTAAATGGCAAGTACGGCATCGACGATATCGGGGGTGAGCTTGCTCGCGAGGCTGGAGTTGAGCTTCGTGGACAGCGACGTACGGGCGACGGAGAGAAGCAGCTCGCGATCAACCTCCTTGGCAAGCTTGAAGTTGTCGAGGAACTATCACCTGTCAGTACCTGGTGGCCGAATATGCTAGTTCGCAAGAGGCTCACCTTCAGCGACTCGTTCTTTGCAATCTCGAAACCATCCGTGATGATTCTAGGATGCAGGCCTTCCGAAATGTATCGGTCTGCCTGCTTGAGAAGCTCTCCGATCAACAGAACTGCAGATGTTGTGCCGTCTCCACAAATGTCGTCTTGTGCAGTCGCAGCTCGGGCAATCATGACGGCGGTAGGGTTTTGTATTTGCATCTCGCGCAGGAGGACGTTTCCGTCTTTTGTCAGCTTGATCTGGATTCGGGGCGCATTAGCAGGTATCTAGGGGAAGAGGGGCAATGTGTCGCACTTGACCAGAGCCGTCAACAAGCCTGAGGTCGTTAGCAAATAGTTCTGTGTATAACAAGACGCTACACATACATCTTGATGGTGCCCAAAGGGCCGAGGTTGGACTTGAGGACATCCTGGAGGCCTTCACCAGCACTGATGTTGACCTTCAGGGCTTCACCCCGCCGCTGTTGGGAGAGTTAGCATTACAAACGACGTTgacaggagaagaagaggtgCGCACCCTCGATTCGGCCTTGGGGTTGAGCAGTTGTGCCGCAGACATTTTGGCTAGTGGTCGTCGAGAGGTTCGTGAGGGGGTATCGGTCGGTAAGGTTATTGGATTAGCGACCAGGCGTGGAGTGTTCTCGAGGTTGACTTGGCCCGGGAGCTTCAGATGCGGGACTGTGGTGGTGACTTTTTTCTGCCTCGAGGTGGCAGGCGGTCAGGCGTTGGTGGAAGGTGCTCGCTCGCCAGGTGCCTGGCCAAAGGTACTAATGCTCAGTTAGTAGAACTGTGGTGTATATACATACTAACCATAGAAACAGTAATACCTCTCTAAAGGGGCAGCAAGAGCCAGTGGTTGTGATCCGTGCGTCATACCTCGTTTGCATGGAAACGTGGGGACTTTGGGTCCCAGGGGTACCCCCAAAAAGTACCACCAGAATGAAACCGTTACCCTGAGGCCGGACCGCTGCTTTACCTCGAACCTCCTGATCTCAGTGAAGGCTCTCTCTCCAAGTCAGGCAAGGTAGCCTAAACACCCAACCAAACTCATGTAATTTGGTTCTAGTTCGTTTGTCTTGGCCAGAATCATTAGGTTGAGTGTGTGTAGAATATGTACTGCTCCTTCTAACGATTTATGCTTCCTCCAGTCAATCCATCTTCCTCGGATGTAGACATTTCACCCCCAGTGACATCCGAAATACGAATTAAAGCGGCGGTTTGTTTACTCACTCTGAGTTCAATTCATTTGGGGATTTCCTGACGCAGCTTCATTACGAGTCCATTTCATCCTCTCCTTTCATCCCCCTCGTCTGCCCACCGTGTCTTGGACAGTTTCCATCAAGCAAATACCTTCCTCACTCCTCTATCTCAACCATTACCTTAACCCCCTTTACTACTTAGTCTAATAAAACGACTCAACACGGTCAAATCCGCGACATGATGTGGGGGTCCAAGCTCTCCGCTGTGCTGTCTGCGCTCAGCTTAACGCACTCAGCAGCTCCTGCGACCGAGCTTGAGCAGATCGCTACCGAAAGCAACATCAGGCAAGTCGCCATCATTGGTATGTAGACACCACGCGAGGCCGTGTTTGAATATCTCAACCCTCGAACCACGCTATGCTTGTGGGTAATTAGCACCACAACACAAAATACTGACACAGCATCCAGGCGCTGGCGCCGGTGGCTCATCCACGGCATACTACCTCCAGAAGTTCGCCGAGGCAGAGGGGGTTCCCGTGAACATCACTGTTTTTGAGAAAACCGACCGCATCGGCGGCCGTACCTTGACTGTAGAAGCTTACAACAACCCGCTCGAGCCTGTTGAGCTGGGTGCATCCATCTTCATAGAGGCCAACCATATCATGTACAACGCGAGCCTTAACTTTGGTCTGCCCCTGAAAGAGCCTGAGTCCGGCAGCGATGGCTTCTTGGGCATTTGGGATGGAGAGAAGTTTGTTTTTACACAGGACGACAGCTCCTGGGAGTGGTGGAATTTGGCCAAGCTCTTCTGGAAGTACGGCACAGCCCCTTACAAGGCGCAGAAGCTCGTCCAGTCGACCGTGTCGACCTTTCTGCAGCTTTACGAAAAGCCTCACTTCCCCTTTCGATCCCTCACACAGAGAGTCTTCGAGCTTGATCTCCTGAAGGCGACTTCGGTCACAGGCGAACAGTTCCTTGTCAACAATGATGTATGTTTGAACCTGTGAGTACCACTGACCAATGGCTAACCTCTAGTAGATCGGTGAGCTTTTCGCTCATGATATCATTCAGGCAGCAACCCGCGTCAACTATGCGTCAAACCTGAGGCATATTCACGGCCTTGAGACCATGGTCTCTCTCGCACCCGAAGGTGCCAAGCAGGTCATTGGTGGCAACTGGCAGATCTTCGCGACTATGCTCGACAGAAGCAATGCCACTGTACAGCGAAATACATCGGTCACCTCCATTGCACTGAAATCCGGTTCTACCGACTCCAAATACTTGTTGTCCACCAAAGGAGCTCACTCTGAAGTCGACGCCAATGCAGCAGACCAATACCCGATCGCCTTCGACAATGTCGTGATTGCCACTCCGTGGCAGTACGGTGATATTAGCGTCTCTGAGGACCTGTTCCAGCACAAGATTGACGAGATCCCTTACACTAAGCTTCATGTCACTCTCTTTGCCTCGCCCTTCCGTATCAGCCCGAAGTATTTCGGGTTGGCCGCCGGCTCCAAGGCCCCGGACACGGTTCTGACGACTCTcaaccccgacgacgactccAAGGCTGGATCCGAGGGCGCCGGGAAAGCGGGCTTCTACTCTATCAGCACCTTGAGAACCGTCACCAACCCGGACACGCTGAAGGACGAGTTTATTTACAAGATCTTTTCGCCTGGAAAGGTGACAGCAGACTTCTTGTCGGAATTACTCGGCGTGGAGGTGCCTGAATCCATCATCCCGGCGCAGAAGATCAAGGAGAGCAGCCCACGCGTGGTTGATCCCATTTCTTGGTATCACCCTCATGTTTTCAACTCTTACCCCATCGAGTACCCGCGTGTGACTTTCCAGGATCCCATCTTGAGGGACGGTCTCTACTACCTGTCTGGTATCGAGAGTTTCATCTCCTGCATGGAGACCAGTTCGTTAATGGGGATGAACATTGCCAGGTTGATTGCCGATGACTTGTCCGAGGCTAACACTCACGGAAGGATTGAAACAGATGACGCACAGGAGATTCTTGGCCAAGCGGTGAAGGGAGCGCCAGTTGCAGATGAACTGTAACATCTTTGTTCTTTCCAGCGTGGAGCATTGGCTCCTAGCATATCTTCTGGCCCAATTAGTTTACATGTGTGTTTTCAACGATGCAAGTTTGTGACTCTTTAGAGGCAATAAGTATGCCGCTACAATCAAACACAGCTTGCGACATTTGACAGCAATAGGTATCGGCAAGTTGAATGAATGCCTGGTGTCTACCCGAAACCTTTcgtttcttccttttttcaTAAGTGCGGCTCGAACTGGAAGCCTGTCTTGAACGCCGTCCATCTTCAGTGTTTGGAAGGTGTCCAAACTCCGTTCCATCTATCACATCTCTCTCAAGGCAACCATCATGAGTTGTCCAACTTCGTCAGTCTCCACCGTGTCTCTCCACCGGCATCCGGGGAAAAGTGTGCCTAAGAGAGAAGACGGGTCAAACAAAAAGGCACGATGAAAGAGGTGGAAAACTCTTGCAGAGAAAAGAATCCGCCAGGTAGGACGGTTAGAAGCATGACCTGGGCCGTTCTCGTCTCCGTCGATTGTGATACTTGGCACTGAGAGGGGAGTGTGCTGGTCACTGTTGTCTGTTACGACTGAAACATTATTGCAAACTGGCATATCGTATTTCGTTTGACACTTTCCAAAATGAAATGAAAGCAATGGGCTACTTCGCGACGCGCGACGCAAGTTCCTAGCTCTAGCACAGACGCATTTTTCTTCTAGGCTCATTCAGACACCTGTTCCCAGCGTTTGGACGAGTATGAAATGAGTGACACATGTTTTGAATGCAATATCTCCAGCATCAGCAACTCAAGAAGGCAGGATGGATCGGCCTCATGGTGAATCGTCTCCTGTAACAGGCGTGGAGCTTTGGTTACGAGGCTTCCTGTTGCTTAGCTAATTAGCCGTCTACTGGGTGCGGAGACTAGAAAGGTCCTGGGCCTAGACCGGCCTCTGCCGGGAGCAGCCCCACGTGATACCCCAGTAATGTGGCGCAACATCAGAGGACCTTGTGTTGCCGTGGCAAAGAAAAtggaaaggaaaaaggaCGTGCACAGCCACAGACCATTTCACCCCTCCATCATCTGAACCATGCAAACCGAAAAGCTACCTCTTATGACGCATTTTCTTCCGTAGTGCCTGATCACACTTTCGTTTCGTGGCCAAGGTCTGGGACActccgtctcctcgccctctGATTTCCCCCCAGTGGATGGGACAGCGTTGCAGAGAATCATAAATCACCCGCAATAGCTCTCCGCCCACCCGCAACCGGCCTTCCAAACAAACCCCAACCTCAAAATGTTTGTCCTCAGGAACGGTAAGTTCACCCCGCCATTTCCCTGTCGCTGAAGACTTCTGCTCCTTTATTTGTCGCGCGATCAACAGCGAGGCGCATGTGACCCGTTGATCGcgcccccccctcgtcaTCACCACTTTGTATTGAGTGTTTGACGACTGCCCCGACTTTTTCGTCCGTTTGCTCCATCCCCCGTGGACATCTATGCTAACACACTTTCCTCTCAGTTGGCAAACTCATCTTTGGATCTAGCAACCAAGAATCCCTTATCGAACTCCCTCAAGGACAGCTTTACCTTGTCCGCCCTCTGTCGCCCAAGGGCTACTCTGAACTCATCTTtaaggacgccgccgctcgaaTTCGACGCACCGCGCAAGACTTTCAATACCAGCTCGTGGTACAGAGAGTCTacgaagaaggcgaggctGAACTTTTGGCtgaggaggaaggagaagacgcCGAGATTGACGcacttgccgccgccgagagggaCGAGAAGACTttcctgctcgacgaggccctccATTTCCGAGTCGAGATCCGAGAAGGCACCGAGAAGGTTCTTGCGTGGAGAGACCTGAGCGGTGACACGGGCGACGTTTACGAATTCATTTGCGACAACATTGTGTCCTCTGGTCAAGTCGCGCAATTCGAGCGCACCGCCAAGGAGTGCCAGTACGAGCGCAAGTACCGCAAACCACACACGACCGCCTCCGACTTTGACCTCAAGCAGTTTGAGTTCCAGGACGAGCACCCCATACCGCCCGCGAGTCCGATTCACAGCCCGACTCTCGTGCGATCGATCGAATCAGCCGACGGCCTGTTCGTGCCTCAAAGCCCCATCGGCACGCCCACCAAGAATCAAGAGGAATCTCTTGTGCAGACTCCAATGAAGACGCCTTCCAAGATGCCGGTCACGCCCGAGAAGCGCAAGACGGCCAGCCCGCCTAAGTCTGAATTGGCCCCTCAAGCCCTAAGCACATACGCTACTGAACAGAGCGAACTGCACTTCTTCGACTTCCCATCTGGTGCTTTTGTCCAGCAAGACGCCTCTGTCACTGCCACCGTTACCGAGGTCGGCAAATGGAAGTATTGGCTGCAGATCGAGAGTAAGGAAAAGATCTGGCTTGGCATTCCGATTGTCGCCGACATCAACCCTGTCTTCAACTTTGAGTTTTTGTCTTTCATCTTCAACCACTTCGCCTCCGATGGATCAGCATACTCCTGGCTGCTGCGATTCAAAGACCAGCCGGCGCTGGAGCGTTTCCAGGATGCCCTTCTTCGCGCGCTCTGGGAGCAGCTGAACGAGACCAAGTGggagaagatcaaggagaaAGAGCAAGAATATGTCACGGATGCCTTCAACGATTTGACCATGGAAGATAccccggaggaggaggaagaagaagaagaagaggagtACGAGGACGCTGAGGAAAACGACAAGGCTTGTGCGCAGCGCAGCGAGCACTACGATAGTGACGAGGATGGAGACGATGtcgagaccgacgacgaagatggtATCGTCAACTCCCAACTTGCTGTCGGCTACAAGCACGACCGTTCTTTCGTCGTTCGCGGATCCAAAATCGGTGTCTTTAAGCACACGGCAGACAACAACGTTGAGTTCTCGACCAATATTTCTAAGGTCGAAACCCCTGAGGGCGTGCTGTTCAGCccgaagaagatgatgctTCACAACGAGGATCGCAACATGGTCCTGCAGAACGAGCGGGATGCCAACAAACTTTATCGCATGGATCTCGAATACGGTAAAATTGTCGACGAGTGGAAGGTGCACGAGGACATTCCCATTCTCAATTTCGCCCCGGAGAACAAATTTGCTCAGATGACCCACGAGCCAACCTTCCTCGGTATCTCGAAGAACGCTCTTTACCGTGTCGATCCCCGTCTGTCCGGTAACAAGTTGGTCGATTCCCAGTTGAAGCAATATGTCTCAAAGAACGAattctcggccgtcgccaccACCGAGAAGGGTTACATCGCCGTCGCTTCCAACAAGGGTGATGTTCGTCTCTTCGATCGTCTTGGCATCAACGCCAAAACTCACATTCCCGCTCTTGGAGAGCCGATCATTGGTCTTGACGTATCTGCTGACGGCCACTGGAT includes these proteins:
- a CDS encoding Eukaryotic translation initiation factor 3 subunit K — its product is MLNGEDPPERPDYIVNIINGLERYNPEAVVNLEAYLQEQCEQKYCDCNANRTLLKLYQLNPDRMKDEVVTNILVKAMTQFPSPQFSLALHLINPSTIAQGELHEAVTKLRTLNIQLEGSEYARFWNTIDGDDLCADLIADISGFEDLIRANIANLVAQAFREVSLSQLESWLGLDSDAAAKFVTEVAGWTVGDNGVVTIPKNTENEAKKSEIREDVNIDMFSRVIRRSWEETV
- a CDS encoding PDCD2_C domain-containing protein; protein product: MADYDSDSSEQELTETNVLLGYASKDADEDTISRLGGQPDWLNPELPAPSALARCKICNDIMVQLLQLNGELPERFPGHERRLYVFACRRSTCRRKQGSIRAVRGVRISKDAPTVGAKKVETKAPKKPIEEEPKKNDGPGLGSALFGGGGGGSSGAANPFASNANPFSTGASSSSPFSNAAPSSNPFSKPAAEPQQPEQKKAEDPAESLPKTFAETLNLNNPQESSGTPPPPEPWPPADALPKAYPISYLADAEFETLDPEPMPVPQNARMEVDNEGGAGATGGDIKDVFESSMDAVFQKFADRMAQNPEQAIRYEFAGAPLLYSKADVVGKSLGGGGRMPRCGNCGAGRVFEVQMTPHAITELEAEELSLEGMDWGTIIVGVCEADCQQRGVEAGEGGYLEEWCGVQWEELSKR
- a CDS encoding T-complex protein 1 subunit zeta — protein: MSAAQLLNPKAESRRRGEALKVNISAGEGLQDVLKSNLGPLGTIKMLVDGSGQIPANAPRIQIKLTKDGNVLLREMQIQNPTAVMIARAATAQDDICGDGTTSAVLLIGELLKQADRYISEGLHPRIITDGFEIAKNESLKFLDNFKLAKEVDRELLLSVARTSLSTKLNSSLASKLTPDIVDAVLAIYEAPAKPDLHMVEIMKMQHRTASDTQLIKGLALDHGARHPDMPKRVENAYILTMNVSLEYEKSEINSGFFYSSAEQRDKLVESERRFVDAKLKKIVELKKEVCGNDPNKNFVIVNQKGIDPLSLDVLAKNGILALRRAKRRNMERLQLICGGVAQNSVDDLSPESLGWAGLVYEQTLGEEKYTFIEEVKDPKSVTLLIKGPNAHTITQVTDAVRDGLRSVYNMIVDGSVVPGAGSFQVACAAHLKSDAFAKTVKGKAKWGVEAFADALLIIPKTLAANAGLDIQDALAALQDEHADGNVVGLDLATGEPMDPELEGIFDSFRVLRNCIASSSSIASNLLLCDELLKARQMGRAGGPGPGMDGPEE
- a CDS encoding Prenylcysteine oxidase, with protein sequence MMWGSKLSAVLSALSLTHSAAPATELEQIATESNIRQVAIIGAGAGGSSTAYYLQKFAEAEGVPVNITVFEKTDRIGGRTLTVEAYNNPLEPVELGASIFIEANHIMYNASLNFGLPLKEPESGSDGFLGIWDGEKFVFTQDDSSWEWWNLAKLFWKYGTAPYKAQKLVQSTVSTFLQLYEKPHFPFRSLTQRVFELDLLKATSVTGEQFLVNNDIGELFAHDIIQAATRVNYASNLRHIHGLETMVSLAPEGAKQVIGGNWQIFATMLDRSNATVQRNTSVTSIALKSGSTDSKYLLSTKGAHSEVDANAADQYPIAFDNVVIATPWQYGDISVSEDLFQHKIDEIPYTKLHVTLFASPFRISPKYFGLAAGSKAPDTVLTTLNPDDDSKAGSEGAGKAGFYSISTLRTVTNPDTLKDEFIYKIFSPGKVTADFLSELLGVEVPESIIPAQKIKESSPRVVDPISWYHPHVFNSYPIEYPRVTFQDPILRDGLYYLSGIESFISCMETSSLMGMNIARLIADDLSEANTHGRIETDDAQEILGQAVKGAPVADEL
- a CDS encoding VID27 cytoplasmic protein, translated to MFVLRNVGKLIFGSSNQESLIELPQGQLYLVRPLSPKGYSELIFKDAAARIRRTAQDFQYQLVVQRVYEEGEAELLAEEEGEDAEIDALAAAERDEKTFLLDEALHFRVEIREGTEKVLAWRDLSGDTGDVYEFICDNIVSSGQVAQFERTAKECQYERKYRKPHTTASDFDLKQFEFQDEHPIPPASPIHSPTLVRSIESADGLFVPQSPIGTPTKNQEESLVQTPMKTPSKMPVTPEKRKTASPPKSELAPQALSTYATEQSELHFFDFPSGAFVQQDASVTATVTEVGKWKYWLQIESKEKIWLGIPIVADINPVFNFEFLSFIFNHFASDGSAYSWLLRFKDQPALERFQDALLRALWEQLNETKWEKIKEKEQEYVTDAFNDLTMEDTPEEEEEEEEEEYEDAEENDKACAQRSEHYDSDEDGDDVETDDEDGIVNSQLAVGYKHDRSFVVRGSKIGVFKHTADNNVEFSTNISKVETPEGVLFSPKKMMLHNEDRNMVLQNERDANKLYRMDLEYGKIVDEWKVHEDIPILNFAPENKFAQMTHEPTFLGISKNALYRVDPRLSGNKLVDSQLKQYVSKNEFSAVATTEKGYIAVASNKGDVRLFDRLGINAKTHIPALGEPIIGLDVSADGHWILATCRTYILLIDAMQKSGKNEGKLGFEKSFAASEKPQPRRLALTPEHVAQFAHETGKPVSFTPARFNTGEGIEETSIITATGPYIVEWTLKKVLRGIKGAYRIKRYAEEVKADDFKFGTDKNVIVALPNEVNMVGRQGLKRPTRESIAGNFAQLSLGRRDSGRISTPKSGRYKLGKEDVVASPY